One region of Eretmochelys imbricata isolate rEreImb1 chromosome 2, rEreImb1.hap1, whole genome shotgun sequence genomic DNA includes:
- the LOC144261349 gene encoding protein brambleberry-like, translating into MRQDHRWDPPPCPKMLPFDRRALFLPTLLSLLFAPSSGFFGWLRQGAAPGRDPVPATPAPDSRSLSNAPFEMTTGDERFLAEARHLDLSPLDSCHHKVIAQIHSSCTDLSEEELAKLGVSLFNCQAGVEGRKTYPCTADMTLAECTADMDPDTWNAYHIVSNRARAVCYSTRQMQFKRRTEHTVNTLVSAAVNQLEAMRLLKDGQEELKELTAESLHKVVSSQHELLLQQEKLQDSQEQMESSIHSNLDQLTQEKALIASGQQQVAQLIEGITKRMENVSSHLDDQDLELQQGHRAILADLTQMQRRAQEVYSKIEANQALFLAYQNQTALYYDELMGKLHRMNQSLGLVLYAVGHMQSSVEGRLLHIQRFIGWAGVSLGTACTCVLHAGYFLLSALLMTFLQTPGLPRAVLLVLVVANALSELNHAISLGFKSLTVFLVLVVAGNWLLAHVCCCARSARGRKPPLALSLTPQRAAGASCPEAELKDDPHCRITSTPGRECEIDLLREELNKLEEMSYLQDDSCLGRVSPLTGNPFRDGGVPLPPAGWKAQQGSAAPPAPSVPIGNLRRISLSRTTRHEVLERRATLERRHLGPTFKPFSDFRSCSPDQSMASDMSTSSMSPRLLCQGITKARQPCRKKAVPGQEFCHVHISGQVSYTS; encoded by the exons ATGAGACAAGATCACAGATGG GATCCCCCTCCGTGCCCCAAGATGCTGCCCTTTGACCGCCGGGCTCTCTTCCTTCcaactctcctctccctccttttcgCTCCCTCCTCTGGATTTTTTGGCTGGTTGaggcagggagcagctccaggaAGAGACCCCGTCCCCGCAACACCAGCTCCGGACTCAAGGAGTCTCTCTAATGCTCCCTTTGAGATGACGACGGGGGATGAGCGATTCCTGGCTGAGGCCAGGCATCTGGATCTGTCTCCACTGGACTCTTGTCACCACAAG GTTATTGCCCAGATCCACTCCTCCTGTACGGACCTGTCGGAAGAAGAACTGGCCAAGCTGGGGGTGTCCCTGTTTAACTGCCAAGCGGGCGTGGAGGGGCGCAAGACCTATCCCTGCACTGCCGACATG ACCCTTGCGGAATGCACTGCCGACATGGACCCTGACACCTGGAACGCCTACCACATCGTCAGCAACCGGGCCCGCGCCGTCTGCTACTCCACCCGCCAGATGCAGTTCAAGCGCCGGACGGAGCACACGGTCAACACCCTGGTCTCCGCCGCCGTGAATCAGCTGGAGGCCATGAGGCTTCTGAAG GACGGCCAGGAGGAACTGAAAGAGCTGACGGCAGAGTCCCTGCACAAGGTGGTGAGCAGCCAGCAtgagctgctgctccagcaggagaagctgcaggacAGCCAGGAGCAGATGGAGTCATCCATCCACAGCAAcctggatcagctgactcaggaGAAGGCCTTGATTGCCAGCGGGCAGCAGCAGGTGGCTCAGCTCATTGAGGGCATCACCAAGAGGATGG AGAACGTGAGCAGCCACCTAGATGACCAGGACTTGGAGCTGCAGCAAGGACACAGAGCCATCCTCGCTGACCTCACCCAGATGCAAAGGCGAGCCCAGGAGGTCTACTCCAAAATAG AGGCCAACCAGGCGCTGTTCCTGGCCTATCAGAACCAGACAGCCCTGTACTACGACGAGCTGATGGGGAAGCTGCACAGGATGAACCAGAGCCTGGGCCTGGTGCTCTACGCCGTGGGTCACATGCAGAGCAGTGTGGAGGGCCGGCTCCTGCACATCCAGAGATTCATTGGCTGGGCAG GAGTCAGCCTCGGCACCGCCTGCACCTGTGTCCTGCACGCCGGCTACTTCCTGCTCTCGGCTCTGCTCATGACCTTCCTGCAGACCCCAGGCCTCCCCCGTGCCGTGCTCCTGGTCCTGGTCGTCGCCAATGCGCTCTCAGAGCTCAACCATGCCATCTCCTTGGGCTTCAAGTCACTCACGGTTTTCCTGGTGCTTGTTGTCGCCG GTAACTGGCTGCTGGCACACGTGTGCTGCTGTGCCCGGAGCGCGAGGGGCCGGAAGCCACCTCTGGCGCTCTCACTGACTCCCCAGAGGGCAGCGGGGGCCAGCTGCCCCGAAGCAGAGCTCAAGGACGATCCCCACTGTCGTATCACCTCCACCCCTGGCAG GGAGTGTGAAATCGACCTCTTGCGGGAGGAACTGAACAAGCTGGAGGAGATGAGCTACCTGCAGG ACGACTCCTGCCTGGGGAGGGTGTCCCCGCTGACCGGAAACCCATTTCGTGATGGGGGCGTGCcgctgccccctgcaggctggAAGGCACAGCAGGGATCTGCTGCTCCGCCGGCTCCCTCCGTCCCCATTGGGAACTTGCGCCGCATCAGTCTGAGCCGCACCACCAGACACGAGGTGTTGGAGAGGCGG GCCACACTGGAGAGGCGCCACTTGGGCCCCACATTCAAGCCCTTTTCTGACTTCAGGTCCTGTAGCCCGGACCAGTCCATGGCGAGCGACAT
- the PYCR3 gene encoding pyrroline-5-carboxylate reductase 3 — MEARGELRVGFVGAGRMAQGVAQGAVRAGKVKAANVLASAPSDRNLGAFQDLGCRTTHCNSEVLQHCTLVFLATKPHLLPGVLQEISPAITRDHIIVSVAAGVTLQALQQLLPAGTKVLRVMPNLPCMVQEGAVVFARGSCAGEQEAALLKSLLSACGLCEETPESYIDIHTGVSGSGVAYVYLFAEALAEGAVKMGMPSALANKIAAQTLLGAAKMILETGEHPAKLRSDVCTPGGTTIHALHELEKGALRATVMNAVEVATVRARELGKR; from the exons ATGGAGGCGCGCGGGGAGCTGCGGGTCGGGTTCGTGGGGGCCGGGCGCATGGCCCAAGGGGTGGCGCAGGGCGCCGTGCGCGCAG GAAAAGTCAAAGCTGCTAACGTCTTGGCCAGCGCACCGTCTGACAGGAACTTGGGCGCCTTCCAG GATTTGGGCTGCAGGACGACACACTGCAACAGTGAGGTGCTGCAGCACTGTACCCTGGTCTTCCTAGCCACCAAGCCTCACCTGCTTCCTGGAGTCCTGCAGGAGATTTCTCCTGCCATTACCCGGGACCACATTATCGTGTCGGTGGCCGCTGGAGTCACTCTTCAGGCCCTGCAACAG cttctcCCTGCTGGGACCAAGGTGCTGCGTGTCATGCCCAACCTGCCCtgcatggtgcaggagggggcagtggtgtTTGCCCGGGGGAGCtgtgctggggagcaggaggccGCCCTGCTGAAGAGCCTGCTGTCCGCCTGCGGGCTGTGTGAAGAAACGCCCGAGTCCTACATCGATATCCACACGGGCGTGAGTGGCAGCGGGGTAGCCTAC GTTTACTTGTTTGCTGAAGCCCTGGCGGAAGGTGCTGTGAAGATGGGCATGCCCAGTGCCTTGGCTAATAAAATTGCAGCCCAGACACTGCTG GGAGCAGCAAAGATGATCCTGGAGACAGGGGAGCACCCGGCCAAGCTGCGCAGCGACGTCTGCACGCCTGGCGGCACCACCATCCACGCCCTGCATGAGCTGGAGAAGGGGGCGCTGCGGGCCACCGTCATGAACGCTGTGGAGGTCGCGACCGTGCGGGCTCGCGAGCTGGGCAAGAGATAG